A single window of Mugil cephalus isolate CIBA_MC_2020 chromosome 1, CIBA_Mcephalus_1.1, whole genome shotgun sequence DNA harbors:
- the LOC125008963 gene encoding uncharacterized protein LOC125008963 codes for MVVGKAKECEVKVADLVEQGKQAGLLQKSKIKTKTEAQDKERRDWTELAVWWQSTTHLHSADKEKDKGGPKELVTTQDTHTRPSPYAPPKTPTPGIYPTLCVTEGTLQIDDIATGEIASPAPVPASTTKTPPPMTLTSPDKTPLRPQSVTSSDTEIEYSPNNPFQDRQQREHGGIDYRAYREAEEEVKREGDRTIQRLKEFEDQVKRELMQDQEQKSNRNRPTPRDNTDLMWDLSEGEECEPPVTGAAAFTGKGRYEGQTRDVGVKWKLKGRWENRPQADEEEEQIAELEKEVEKATERLRASMEKTQNWVADAKRRRRSVRDRGKRDESRDRQDHHHLAIPLLSTAGQPDKYKPFTLGDIQTIVDKLPPVVEGGNRWLDKLDSLTAGQKLALGDFRAVAARCMTGGDLRDIETDANTKGLPDNAPFTRQSTAIGQAMRDKYPLPHAATMPKLRWNPEQSPREFLTQAKDQWVSNTGCHPGHKSAQREWFRQAVLEGVPESVRNMMKNNPDMQGCDAHVWEKHLVHHLTAAQDKALNEGKELTDLQAQLLKLQLADARNKVNDKKKEKTVPKVMVSTEPQPNTPDLFPVPPWAPQPPLYPSGPPGGYLRGNYQRRGRATRGWGARGDYGRGYGGPRPCFLCGDTMHWARDCPHYAQHHRGG; via the coding sequence ATGGTTGTGGGAAAAGCAAAAGAATGCGAGGTTAAGGTAGCAGATCTGGTAGAGCAGGGAAAACAGGCAGGTCTGTTGCAGaagtccaaaataaaaaccaaaacagaggcCCAGGACAAGGAACGACGGGACTGGACGGAGCTCGCGGTCTGGTGGCAGAGTACTACGCACCTACATTCGGCGGACAAGGAAAAGGACAAAGGAGGTCCAAAAGAATTGGTAACCACACAAGACACCCACACTCGTCCTTCTCCATACGCCCCACCTAAGACACCCACACCCGGCATATACCCCACTTTATGCGTAACAGAAGGTACACTGCAGATAGACGACATAGCCACAGGAGAAATTGCGAGCCCAGCACCTGTACCGGCGAGCACGACTAAGACTCCACCTCCTATGACACTGACCAGTCCTGACAAAACACCTCTAAGACCCCAGTCAGTGACTAGCAGCGACACTGAAATAGAGTACTCTCCGAATAACCCTTTCCAGGACCGACAACAGCGAGAACATGGTGGCATTGACTATAGAGCATACAGGGAAGCGGAGGAAGAGGTTAAGCGAGAGGGGGACAGAACCATACAGCGGCTTAAAGAATTCGAGGACCAGGTCAAGCGAGAGTTGATGCAGGACCAAGAACAAAAATCAAATAGAAACAGACCAACACCCCGCGATAACACTGATCTCATGTGGGACCTgagcgagggagaggagtgTGAGCCTCCAgtgacaggagcagcagcgttTACAGGAAAAGGCAGGTATGAAGGACAGACTAGGGATGTCGGAGTTAAATGGAAACTGAAGGGTAGATGGGAGAACAGGCCACAggctgatgaggaggaggagcagattgCAGAACTagaaaaagaagtagaaaaGGCAACAGAGAGACTGAGGGCCAGCATGGAAAAGACTCAAAACTGGGTGGCTGACGCCAAGAGACGCAGACGATCCGTGAGGGACAGAGGAAAGAGGGATGAGTCCAGGGACCGACAGGACCATCACCATCTGGCTATCCCCCTACTAAGCACGGCCGGACAACCTGACAAATACAAACCGTTTACTTTAGGGGACATACAGACTATAGTCGACAAACTGCCCCCTGTAGTGGAGGGAGGCAACAGGTGGTTGGACAAACTGGACTCTCTGACCGCGGGACAGAAATTAGCTCTAGGGGACTTTAGAGCCGTTGCAGCAAGATGTATGACAGGGGGTGACCTGCGTGACATAGAGACGGACGCCAACACTAAGGGGTTGCCTGACAATGCACCATTTACGCGACAAAGCACTGCGATCGGACAGGCCATGCGGGATAAATATCCGCTACCACACGCCGCTACAATGCCGAAACTGAGATGGAACCCCGAACAGAGCCCAAGAGAATTTCTTACGCAGGCTAAAGATCAATGGGTGAGCAACACCGGCTGTCACCCAGGACATAAATCAGCTCAAAGGGAGTGGTTTAGACAGGCCGTGCTAGAGGGGGTCCCGGAATCCGTCAGAAATATGATGAAAAATAATCCTGACATGCAAGGGTGTGACGCTCACGTCTGGGAAAAACATCTCGTCCACCACCTCACTGCCGCACAAGACAAAGCCCTTAACGAGGGCAAGGAGTTAACTGACTTACAGGCGCAGCTGCTCAAATTACAACTAGCTGACGctagaaataaagtaaatgacaaaaagaaagaaaaaaccgtGCCCAAAGTAATGGTGTCTACCGAACCTCAACCAAATACTCCTGATTTGTTCCCGGTTCCTCCATGGGCGCCACAGCCACCGCTCTATCCATCTGGTCCACCAGGAGGCTACCTCAGAGGTAATTACCAAAGGAGGGGACGGGCGACTAGGGGCTGGGGTGCCAGAGGAGACTACGGGAGGGGCTACGGAGGTCCTCGTCCCTGCTTCCTGTGTGGAGACACGATGCACTGGGCCAGAGACTGCCCACACTATGCCCAACACCACCGAGGAGGTTGA